The Breoghania sp. genome has a segment encoding these proteins:
- a CDS encoding cation transporter — protein MIVLTVEGMSCEHCKKAVANAVSEIDPKAEFNIDLASGKVEVTSGETADKFATAIEEAGYDIVGTATA, from the coding sequence ATGATTGTTCTTACCGTGGAAGGCATGTCCTGCGAACACTGCAAGAAGGCTGTCGCCAACGCCGTGTCGGAGATCGATCCCAAGGCCGAATTCAATATCGACCTCGCCAGCGGCAAGGTGGAGGTGACCTCTGGCGAGACCGCGGACAAGTTCGCAACTGCGATCGAAGAGGCGGGTTACGATATCGTCGGAACGGCAACCGCCTGA
- a CDS encoding pitrilysin family protein, producing the protein MTHHRSSNRRAAARAVAVSAASRENARRFTLATLATFLVLLAFAFLVRPVHATEIQRVVSPGGIEAWLVEDHTIPLISVNFGFTGGAAQDPEGKEGLANLMSTLLDEGAGDLDSQAFQTRLEDLNVELGFSAGRDSFSGQMKTLTANRDDAFDMLRLAITAPHFDKEAIDRMRTRLIAGIRNDSRDPNSVASITWSALAFSDHPYGRRTDGTEETLLSITHDDLATAHAHILARDNLKIAVVGAIDAETLAGLLDTTFGGLPEKAELADIPDVSPRTGLTENIDMDVPQTVIRLGLPGIKRDDPDFMPAYIMNHILGGGSFSSRLYLEVREKRGLAYSVWSYLLPLDHTGMLLAGTATRSETAGQTLKIMEDEIARMAKDGPTQEELDKAKSYLTGSYALRFDTSGKIASQLVGIQMENLGIDYINKRNDLIAAVTLDDVKRVARELLASDKATIVTVGRAGS; encoded by the coding sequence ATGACCCATCATCGCTCTTCAAACAGGCGCGCCGCCGCGCGGGCGGTCGCCGTCTCCGCCGCTTCGCGTGAGAATGCGCGCCGTTTCACACTCGCGACGCTTGCGACGTTTCTCGTGCTCTTGGCCTTTGCCTTTCTGGTCCGGCCGGTTCACGCCACCGAAATCCAGCGTGTCGTCAGTCCCGGCGGTATCGAGGCATGGCTCGTGGAAGACCACACCATCCCGCTGATCTCGGTCAATTTCGGCTTTACCGGGGGGGCGGCGCAGGATCCCGAAGGCAAGGAAGGCCTCGCCAACCTGATGTCGACGCTGCTCGACGAGGGCGCCGGCGATCTCGATTCGCAAGCCTTCCAGACACGGCTGGAGGATCTGAATGTCGAACTGGGCTTTTCAGCCGGGCGCGACAGCTTTTCCGGTCAAATGAAAACGCTCACCGCAAACCGCGATGACGCTTTCGATATGCTGCGTCTGGCGATCACGGCCCCCCATTTCGACAAGGAGGCCATCGACCGCATGCGGACCCGGTTGATCGCAGGCATCCGCAATGACAGCCGTGATCCCAATTCGGTGGCGAGCATCACCTGGTCGGCCCTCGCCTTTTCCGACCACCCGTACGGGCGGCGCACAGACGGCACCGAGGAGACCCTGCTTTCCATCACCCATGATGATCTGGCGACTGCCCATGCCCATATACTGGCGCGTGACAACCTGAAGATCGCGGTCGTCGGCGCCATCGATGCCGAAACACTGGCCGGGCTTCTCGACACGACCTTCGGTGGGCTTCCGGAAAAAGCAGAACTTGCCGACATTCCTGATGTCAGCCCGCGCACCGGACTGACAGAGAATATCGACATGGACGTTCCCCAGACGGTGATCCGGCTGGGCCTGCCGGGCATCAAGCGGGACGATCCCGATTTCATGCCCGCCTATATCATGAACCACATTCTCGGCGGCGGGTCCTTCTCCTCCCGGCTCTATCTTGAAGTGCGCGAGAAGCGCGGGCTTGCCTATTCGGTCTGGTCCTATCTCCTGCCGCTCGACCACACCGGAATGCTGCTTGCGGGCACCGCGACGCGTTCGGAAACCGCCGGTCAGACGCTGAAGATCATGGAAGACGAGATCGCGCGCATGGCCAAGGACGGACCAACGCAGGAAGAACTGGACAAGGCGAAGAGCTATCTCACCGGCTCCTATGCCCTGCGCTTCGACACCTCCGGCAAGATCGCCAGCCAACTCGTCGGCATCCAGATGGAAAATCTGGGGATCGACTACATCAACAAGCGCAACGATCTGATCGCAGCGGTCACGCTGGATGACGTCAAACGCGTCGCACGCGAGCTTCTTGCCAGCGACAAGGCGACCATCGTGACTGTCGGACGCGCCGGATCCTGA
- a CDS encoding protein phosphatase CheZ yields MIPMTNHDVSGVIKFLEDNKARGGDVSLSDVMRLAEIMVGDFKGVLHASAPSMRQELEDIATEIASMKQEVLQLRAADMKHNRIPEAGRELDAIVESTEAATQTIMQAAEEIMAADAADATAYQTMVGDKMIEIFEACAFQDITGQRISKVVKTLSYIDERVTSFVERLRIMETEETEVEETEEERRARELILHGPQHAGEGVSQDEIDAMMGGSDQADIDKLFD; encoded by the coding sequence ATGATTCCGATGACGAACCACGACGTCTCGGGCGTTATCAAGTTTCTTGAAGACAACAAGGCGCGCGGCGGCGATGTGTCGTTGAGCGACGTCATGCGCCTTGCGGAAATAATGGTTGGTGATTTCAAGGGCGTGCTTCATGCGTCCGCGCCTTCCATGCGTCAGGAATTGGAAGATATCGCAACTGAAATCGCGAGCATGAAGCAGGAAGTCCTGCAATTGCGCGCGGCTGACATGAAGCACAATCGTATTCCCGAAGCCGGGCGCGAGCTTGATGCTATCGTGGAATCGACCGAAGCCGCGACCCAGACGATCATGCAGGCGGCGGAAGAGATCATGGCCGCCGATGCCGCTGATGCGACAGCCTACCAGACCATGGTCGGCGACAAGATGATCGAGATCTTCGAGGCTTGCGCCTTTCAGGACATTACCGGTCAGCGCATCTCCAAGGTTGTGAAGACGCTTTCCTATATCGATGAACGCGTGACCAGCTTCGTCGAGCGCCTGCGTATCATGGAAACGGAAGAAACCGAGGTCGAGGAGACCGAGGAAGAGCGTCGCGCACGCGAGCTGATCCTGCACGGGCCCCAGCATGCCGGTGAAGGTGTTTCCCAGGACGAGATCGACGCCATGATGGGTGGAAGCGATCAGGCCGATATCGACAAGCTTTTCGACTAG
- a CDS encoding pitrilysin family protein, whose product MTFIKSRLIRAGYTSALALALCAGTALTSRAETAPPAPKPAKTTAEQPTKATADAFENVRIGANVSSFMLDNGLEVVVIPDHRAPVATQMIWYKVGSADEAPGKSGIAHFLEHLMFKGTKTHPEGEFSAVVAELGGSENAFTSSDYTAYFQRIAKEHLKTVMSFEADRMENLVLSDDVVAPERKVILEERAMRVDNDPGSRLSETMNAVLYANNSGYSIPIIGWEKEMEGLTTEDAIAFYDKYYTPNNAVLVIAGDVSADEVKALAEETYGKVARRAEPSPRTRDPEPPLAGRRFVELSDERVKQPSVRDAWIVPSYTTAKPGEAEALDVLADILGGGATSRLYRQLVVTDKIATSAGSYYSSAQLGPTEFTVYGVPRDGVSLDDLREASQKVIAEIAENGITDEELTRAKRKVLADAIYAQDSQSTLARIFGRTLTTGGDIADVQEWPARISKVTADDVQKAAQTYLDANRSVTAYLTGKPAEDGNKS is encoded by the coding sequence GTGACTTTCATAAAAAGCCGTTTGATACGGGCAGGATACACATCCGCTCTGGCCCTGGCGCTTTGCGCCGGCACCGCCCTGACCAGTCGGGCGGAGACCGCCCCGCCTGCCCCAAAACCCGCAAAGACAACCGCCGAACAGCCGACGAAGGCGACCGCTGACGCATTCGAAAACGTGCGGATCGGAGCCAATGTGTCGAGTTTCATGCTCGATAACGGGCTTGAGGTCGTCGTGATCCCCGATCACCGGGCGCCTGTTGCCACGCAGATGATCTGGTACAAGGTCGGATCCGCCGACGAGGCGCCAGGCAAGTCCGGTATCGCCCATTTTCTCGAACACCTGATGTTCAAGGGCACCAAGACCCACCCTGAAGGCGAGTTCTCTGCCGTGGTCGCGGAGCTGGGTGGCTCGGAAAACGCCTTCACCTCTTCCGACTACACCGCCTATTTCCAGCGGATCGCCAAGGAGCATCTGAAGACGGTCATGTCCTTTGAGGCGGACCGGATGGAAAACCTCGTGCTCAGCGATGATGTTGTTGCGCCGGAGCGCAAGGTTATTCTGGAAGAGCGCGCCATGCGCGTGGACAACGATCCCGGCTCCCGCCTGAGCGAAACGATGAACGCGGTGCTTTATGCCAATAACAGCGGCTACAGCATTCCCATCATCGGCTGGGAAAAGGAGATGGAAGGCCTGACGACCGAGGACGCCATCGCCTTCTATGACAAATACTACACGCCCAACAATGCAGTGCTGGTGATCGCGGGCGATGTGAGCGCGGATGAAGTGAAGGCGCTGGCCGAAGAGACCTATGGCAAGGTCGCGCGCCGCGCGGAGCCAAGCCCCCGCACCCGCGATCCGGAACCCCCGCTCGCCGGACGCCGCTTCGTCGAGCTATCGGACGAGCGCGTCAAGCAGCCCAGTGTGCGCGATGCTTGGATAGTTCCCAGCTACACCACCGCAAAGCCGGGTGAGGCGGAAGCGCTCGATGTCCTGGCCGACATTCTGGGGGGCGGCGCGACCAGCCGTCTCTACCGCCAGCTCGTCGTCACCGACAAGATCGCAACGAGCGCGGGCAGCTATTACAGCAGCGCCCAGCTCGGCCCCACAGAGTTCACCGTCTACGGTGTGCCGCGCGACGGCGTAAGCCTCGACGACCTGCGTGAGGCCAGCCAGAAGGTGATCGCCGAGATCGCGGAAAACGGCATCACTGATGAGGAACTGACGCGCGCCAAGCGCAAGGTTCTCGCCGATGCGATCTATGCCCAGGACAGCCAGTCCACGCTGGCCCGCATCTTCGGGCGCACACTGACCACCGGCGGCGACATTGCGGATGTCCAGGAATGGCCCGCCCGCATCTCGAAGGTCACGGCCGACGACGTTCAGAAGGCCGCGCAGACCTATCTCGACGCGAACCGCTCCGTGACCGCCTATCTCACGGGCAAGCCAGCCGAAGACGGGAACAAGTCCTGA
- a CDS encoding MaoC family dehydratase → MSLPPLRTLYFEDLSVGMSETLVKTVRSDDVVGFAEVSGDRNPIHLSEHFAARTPFRTRIAHGLYTASLISAVLGTRLPGPGAIYLSQTLNFMAPVRIDDELKVTVTVSELVERGRKARLSCSASVGDTVVLEGEAVVKVPGRGEPGGVE, encoded by the coding sequence ATGTCTCTTCCTCCACTGCGCACACTCTATTTCGAAGACCTGTCGGTCGGCATGAGCGAAACACTCGTTAAGACCGTTCGCAGCGACGACGTGGTTGGGTTTGCGGAAGTTTCGGGGGACCGGAATCCGATTCACTTGTCCGAACATTTCGCGGCCAGAACGCCTTTCCGCACCCGCATTGCCCACGGTCTTTACACAGCCAGTCTGATTTCCGCCGTCCTCGGCACGCGCCTTCCTGGCCCCGGCGCAATCTATCTCTCGCAAACGCTGAACTTCATGGCGCCGGTGCGCATCGACGACGAGTTGAAGGTGACGGTGACCGTTTCGGAACTCGTGGAGCGCGGGCGCAAGGCGCGCCTTTCCTGCAGCGCCAGCGTTGGCGACACGGTTGTTCTTGAGGGAGAGGCGGTTGTCAAGGTGCCAGGACGCGGCGAACCGGGCGGCGTGGAATAA
- the ileS gene encoding isoleucine--tRNA ligase, whose amino-acid sequence MTETRDYSKTLFLPQTDYPMRAGLPKKEPEILARWKALDLYKRLREDSQGKKKFVLHDGPPYANGNVHIGTALNKTLKDIITRSMQMTGWDSNYVPGWDCHGLPIEWKVEEENYRSKGKQKPDLTDPDAMVAFRQECRAYAEHWIGVQREEFKRLGIEGDWDNPYLTMRYESEAIIASELMKFARTGQLYRGSKPIMWSVVEKTALAEAEIEYYDYESDTIWVKFPVTEVGGTDEAAAEELLDASIVIWTTTPWTMPGNRAVCFSSHISYGLYEVSAAENDFGPQPGEKLVFADSLAEECAAKAKVTFKRLRDVTADELGALTLAHPLADLGYDFDVPLLDGDHVTDDAGTGFVHTAPSHGADDFEIWMAKRAEIEARGISSEIPFTVDDAGYYTEHAPGFGPDAEGGAAQVITAKGAKGDANKRVIAALIAADNLFARGRLKHQYPHSWRSKKPIIFRNTPQWFVYMDKELSDGSTLRARALKAIDGTRFVPASGQNRLRSMIEHRPDWVLSRQRAWGVPITVFRHEDGRLAPGPDFDKSDELVARISDAFKAEGADAWYKEGASERFLGGLVDDMDGWTQVTDILDVWFDSGSTHAFCLEKRPDLSPKRTVDGGEDYVLYLEGSDQHRGWFHSSLLESCGTRGRAPYDAVVTHGFTMAEDGRKMSKSLGNQTFPQDVIKQYGADILRLWVAAGDYTDDQRIGAEILKTNADAYRKMRNTIRWMLGSLAHAKGEDVAYADMPELERLMLHRLAELDGVVRAAYDAFDFKRVFSQVFNFLTVDLSAFYFDIRKDALYCDPISSTRRKAALSVIEKLFDAVVTWLAPILPFTMEESWWSRHGEEAGSVHLRQFPTFPGEWRDDVLADRWAKIRAVRRVVTGALELERAEKRIGSSLEAHPTVYIEDAELLASVEGRDMEDICITSQLTIVAGEAPEGAFTLDDVAGVGVVPGLAEGTKCARSWKVLPEVGTDADYPDLTLRDAQAMRELDALGATA is encoded by the coding sequence ATGACCGAAACACGCGACTATTCGAAAACCCTCTTCCTGCCCCAGACCGACTATCCCATGCGCGCCGGGCTCCCCAAGAAGGAGCCTGAAATCCTGGCGCGCTGGAAGGCTCTCGACCTTTACAAGCGCTTGCGCGAGGACTCGCAAGGCAAGAAGAAGTTCGTGTTGCACGACGGCCCTCCCTATGCCAATGGCAACGTCCACATCGGCACCGCGCTGAACAAGACGCTGAAGGACATCATCACCCGCTCGATGCAGATGACGGGGTGGGATTCCAATTACGTGCCCGGCTGGGACTGCCACGGCCTGCCCATTGAATGGAAGGTCGAGGAAGAGAACTACCGCTCCAAGGGCAAGCAGAAGCCCGACCTAACCGACCCGGACGCGATGGTCGCCTTCCGCCAGGAATGCCGCGCCTATGCGGAGCACTGGATCGGTGTGCAGCGCGAGGAATTCAAGCGCCTCGGCATCGAGGGGGACTGGGACAATCCCTACCTGACGATGCGCTACGAATCCGAAGCCATCATCGCTTCCGAACTGATGAAGTTCGCACGCACCGGCCAGCTCTATCGCGGGTCCAAGCCGATCATGTGGTCGGTGGTGGAGAAAACCGCGCTGGCGGAAGCCGAGATCGAATATTACGACTACGAGTCGGACACGATCTGGGTGAAGTTCCCGGTGACGGAGGTCGGCGGCACCGACGAAGCGGCGGCCGAGGAACTGCTCGACGCTTCGATCGTCATCTGGACGACAACGCCCTGGACAATGCCCGGCAACCGCGCGGTCTGCTTTTCCTCGCACATCTCTTACGGCCTTTATGAGGTGAGCGCGGCGGAGAACGATTTCGGCCCGCAACCGGGCGAGAAGCTCGTCTTCGCCGACAGCCTGGCGGAAGAATGCGCGGCCAAGGCCAAGGTGACCTTCAAACGCCTGCGCGACGTCACAGCCGACGAGCTTGGTGCTCTTACCCTCGCTCATCCGCTCGCCGATCTCGGCTACGATTTCGACGTTCCGCTTCTCGACGGCGACCACGTCACTGACGATGCGGGCACGGGTTTCGTGCACACCGCACCCAGCCACGGTGCGGATGACTTCGAGATCTGGATGGCGAAGCGCGCAGAGATCGAGGCGCGCGGCATCTCCTCGGAAATCCCCTTCACGGTGGACGACGCCGGCTATTACACCGAACACGCGCCGGGCTTCGGCCCGGATGCGGAAGGCGGTGCGGCTCAGGTCATCACCGCCAAGGGTGCCAAGGGCGATGCCAACAAGCGCGTCATCGCGGCGCTGATTGCGGCCGACAATCTGTTCGCACGCGGCCGTCTCAAGCACCAGTATCCCCATTCCTGGCGCTCCAAGAAGCCGATCATCTTCCGCAACACGCCGCAGTGGTTTGTCTACATGGACAAGGAGCTTTCCGACGGCTCCACCTTGCGCGCGCGCGCATTGAAGGCCATCGACGGGACCCGTTTCGTGCCCGCATCTGGCCAGAACCGTCTGCGCTCGATGATCGAGCACCGGCCGGACTGGGTGCTGTCGCGCCAGCGCGCCTGGGGCGTGCCGATCACCGTCTTCCGTCATGAGGACGGGCGACTGGCGCCGGGGCCCGATTTTGACAAGTCCGACGAACTGGTCGCGCGCATCTCCGACGCCTTCAAGGCGGAAGGTGCGGATGCCTGGTACAAGGAAGGAGCAAGCGAGCGCTTCCTTGGCGGTCTGGTCGACGACATGGACGGCTGGACCCAGGTCACCGACATTCTCGACGTGTGGTTCGATTCAGGCTCCACCCACGCCTTCTGCCTGGAAAAGCGCCCCGACCTCTCGCCGAAACGTACGGTCGATGGCGGCGAGGACTATGTCCTTTATCTGGAAGGGTCCGACCAGCATCGCGGCTGGTTCCATTCCTCGCTTCTGGAAAGCTGCGGAACGCGGGGCCGGGCTCCTTATGACGCCGTCGTCACCCATGGCTTCACCATGGCGGAAGACGGGCGCAAGATGTCGAAGTCGCTCGGCAACCAGACCTTCCCGCAGGACGTCATCAAGCAATATGGCGCCGATATCCTGCGTCTGTGGGTGGCGGCTGGCGACTACACCGACGACCAGCGCATTGGTGCGGAAATCCTCAAGACCAATGCGGACGCCTATCGCAAGATGCGCAACACGATCCGCTGGATGCTGGGCTCGCTTGCCCATGCCAAGGGCGAGGATGTCGCCTATGCGGACATGCCCGAGCTGGAGCGGCTGATGCTGCACCGGCTCGCCGAACTCGACGGCGTGGTGCGCGCGGCCTATGACGCCTTCGACTTCAAGCGCGTCTTCTCGCAGGTCTTCAACTTCCTGACGGTGGATCTGTCGGCCTTCTATTTCGACATCCGCAAGGATGCGCTCTACTGCGATCCGATCTCCTCCACCCGGCGCAAGGCTGCGCTTTCGGTGATCGAGAAGCTGTTCGATGCTGTGGTCACATGGCTCGCGCCCATCCTGCCCTTCACCATGGAAGAAAGCTGGTGGTCGCGCCACGGCGAGGAAGCCGGTTCGGTGCATCTCAGGCAGTTCCCGACCTTCCCCGGCGAATGGCGCGATGACGTGCTGGCGGATCGCTGGGCGAAGATCCGCGCGGTGCGCCGCGTGGTCACCGGCGCGCTGGAACTTGAGCGGGCGGAAAAGCGCATCGGGTCGTCGCTCGAGGCTCATCCGACCGTCTATATCGAGGATGCGGAGCTGCTTGCCTCTGTGGAAGGCCGCGACATGGAGGATATTTGCATCACCAGCCAGCTCACCATCGTTGCCGGAGAGGCACCGGAAGGCGCCTTCACGCTCGATGACGTCGCTGGCGTTGGCGTCGTGCCGGGTCTTGCGGAAGGCACCAAATGCGCGCGCTCCTGGAAGGTACTTCCGGAAGTGGGCACGGATGCCGACTATCCCGACCTGACGCTTCGCGACGCGCAAGCCATGCGCGAACTCGACGCGCTGGGCGCAACGGCCTGA
- a CDS encoding response regulator: MALDLSMPVLVVDDYKTMIRIIRNLLKQLGFSDIDDAADGTEALEKMKARKYGLVISDWNMEPMTGYELLKQVRSDSGLCKTPFIMVTAESKTENVIAAKKAGVNNYIVKPFNAQTLKGKIDAVFND; the protein is encoded by the coding sequence ATGGCCCTTGATCTTTCGATGCCGGTTCTTGTGGTTGACGACTACAAGACGATGATCCGCATCATTCGCAATCTGCTCAAGCAGCTTGGCTTCAGCGACATTGATGACGCTGCGGATGGCACCGAGGCGCTGGAAAAAATGAAGGCGCGCAAATACGGTCTGGTGATTTCGGACTGGAACATGGAGCCGATGACCGGGTACGAGCTTCTCAAGCAGGTTCGTTCCGATTCTGGCCTCTGCAAGACGCCATTCATCATGGTGACCGCGGAATCCAAGACCGAGAACGTGATCGCCGCGAAAAAGGCCGGTGTGAACAACTACATCGTGAAGCCGTTCAACGCGCAGACCCTCAAGGGCAAGATCGACGCGGTGTTCAACGACTGA
- a CDS encoding EAL domain-containing protein, whose product MVVIAGSASAILYFLFGTGLGDATIVGTAILVALYLVNMQVARTRDRNSTQRQVDMVSRGVVQINQEVQNLENRLSAVENGFPARARDEIEPVFVEVEVLGTLVKQMAEAVADLETRVTEMPALMNARAGGGYVPPQPGLAPPPMALANGHASSSYGRQAYNTAEGWRDPGAALWGAGSGSEDPALRDAVKRAVEASRIDLYLQPIVTLPQRQVRYYEALTRLRTDDDEVLLPIHTVPIAESLGVMPTVDNVMLLRSVQVLRRLASRNKTMGLFCNISPMTLADEKFFPGFMDYMDKNRQLAELIILEFTQAGVEAMGPLEFETLSALADLGFRFSIDQITDMGADFRSLSRRGFVHAKIEADRLLGRAPAVAGDIHPHDFADLLVRYGIELVADHIETEAQVLEILEFGIGFGQGFLFSPPRPVRADVLQGGPVPATTDRRRAAV is encoded by the coding sequence ATGGTTGTGATCGCCGGCTCGGCGAGCGCGATCCTGTATTTCCTGTTCGGCACGGGGCTGGGCGATGCGACCATCGTCGGCACGGCGATTCTGGTTGCGCTCTATCTGGTCAACATGCAGGTCGCGCGCACCCGCGACCGAAACAGCACACAACGTCAGGTCGACATGGTCAGCCGCGGCGTGGTGCAGATCAACCAGGAAGTTCAGAACCTCGAAAACCGGCTGAGCGCGGTGGAGAACGGTTTCCCGGCCCGCGCGCGTGACGAGATCGAACCGGTCTTCGTCGAGGTGGAGGTGCTGGGTACGCTGGTCAAGCAGATGGCCGAGGCGGTGGCCGATCTGGAAACGCGTGTCACCGAGATGCCGGCGCTCATGAATGCGCGCGCCGGTGGCGGCTATGTGCCCCCCCAGCCGGGCCTTGCCCCGCCACCCATGGCGCTGGCCAATGGTCACGCGTCGTCATCCTATGGACGACAAGCCTACAACACCGCAGAAGGCTGGCGCGATCCGGGCGCGGCCCTGTGGGGGGCGGGCTCTGGCAGCGAGGATCCGGCGCTGCGCGATGCCGTCAAGCGTGCCGTGGAAGCCAGTCGTATCGATCTCTATCTACAGCCGATTGTCACGTTGCCACAGCGCCAGGTGCGCTATTACGAGGCGCTGACCCGGCTTCGCACCGACGATGACGAGGTGTTGCTGCCGATCCATACGGTGCCGATTGCCGAAAGCCTCGGCGTGATGCCGACGGTCGATAACGTGATGTTGCTGCGCTCGGTGCAGGTGCTGCGCCGTTTGGCCTCGCGCAACAAGACCATGGGCCTCTTCTGCAACATCTCGCCCATGACACTGGCCGACGAGAAGTTCTTTCCCGGCTTCATGGACTACATGGACAAGAACCGGCAGCTTGCCGAATTGATCATTCTGGAGTTCACGCAGGCAGGCGTGGAAGCGATGGGCCCGCTGGAATTTGAAACCCTGTCGGCTCTGGCCGATCTGGGCTTCCGCTTCTCCATCGATCAGATCACCGACATGGGGGCGGATTTCCGCAGCCTCAGCCGTCGTGGCTTCGTCCATGCCAAGATCGAGGCAGATCGGCTTCTGGGGCGTGCGCCTGCGGTGGCTGGTGACATCCATCCGCACGACTTCGCGGACCTTCTGGTGCGCTACGGAATCGAGCTGGTGGCCGATCATATCGAGACCGAGGCCCAGGTTCTGGAGATCCTGGAGTTCGGGATCGGGTTCGGGCAGGGCTTCCTGTTCTCCCCGCCGCGCCCGGTGCGCGCAGACGTTCTTCAGGGCGGCCCTGTCCCGGCAACCACGGATCGTCGCCGCGCGGCCGTGTGA
- a CDS encoding bifunctional riboflavin kinase/FAD synthetase, translated as MSHSAEPAQKAFQLATSLDEFPDTLKGGVVGIGNFDGVHRGHQAVLERVMEEAASLGVPGYLMTFEPHPRAFFTPQKPFFRLTPPHAKAEIVQAFGLDGMLILPFDAAFAAREASEFVEDILARRLGIVHAVTGYDFHFGRKRAGSPDYLRSSGEALGFGVSIVERVHDEGGQTISSSRIRDAIAKGETVEANALLGYRWFVEGTVQDGDKRGRELGYPTANIALDPDCEIAHGIYAVRVVIDGVLHDGVANYGRRPTFDNGAVVLEVHVFDFKGDLYGKTLEVSLVSYLRGEEKFDSIEALIAQMDIDSAQARAAIASLRPLSPLDRALYDIPHAQDAPTRNAADGEGNA; from the coding sequence ATGTCGCATTCCGCCGAACCGGCGCAGAAAGCGTTTCAGCTTGCCACTTCGCTCGATGAGTTTCCAGACACCCTGAAGGGTGGCGTGGTCGGAATCGGCAATTTCGACGGCGTCCACCGCGGGCATCAGGCGGTGCTTGAACGGGTCATGGAAGAAGCCGCGAGCCTTGGCGTTCCCGGATATCTCATGACCTTCGAGCCGCATCCGCGCGCCTTCTTTACCCCGCAAAAGCCATTCTTCCGCCTGACGCCGCCCCACGCGAAGGCGGAGATCGTGCAAGCCTTCGGTCTGGACGGGATGCTGATCCTGCCCTTCGACGCCGCTTTCGCCGCGCGCGAGGCCAGCGAGTTCGTGGAAGATATCCTTGCGCGGCGGCTGGGCATTGTCCACGCGGTGACGGGCTATGACTTCCATTTCGGTCGCAAGCGCGCCGGCTCGCCGGACTATCTGCGCAGCTCCGGTGAGGCGCTCGGCTTCGGCGTCTCCATCGTCGAGCGGGTGCATGACGAAGGCGGTCAGACCATCTCCTCTAGCCGCATCCGCGACGCCATCGCGAAAGGCGAGACGGTGGAGGCCAATGCGCTGCTCGGCTATCGCTGGTTCGTCGAGGGCACAGTTCAGGACGGAGACAAGCGTGGTCGCGAGCTTGGTTATCCCACCGCCAATATCGCCCTTGATCCCGATTGCGAGATCGCGCACGGCATCTATGCGGTGCGCGTCGTCATTGACGGTGTGCTGCATGACGGGGTTGCGAACTACGGACGCAGGCCGACATTCGACAACGGCGCGGTGGTGCTGGAAGTGCACGTCTTCGACTTCAAGGGCGACCTTTATGGCAAGACGCTTGAGGTCTCTCTGGTGAGCTATCTGCGCGGCGAAGAGAAGTTCGACTCCATCGAGGCGCTGATCGCGCAAATGGATATCGACAGCGCCCAAGCACGCGCCGCGATCGCCTCCCTTCGTCCGCTTTCCCCACTCGATCGGGCGCTTTACGACATTCCCCATGCGCAAGATGCCCCTACCCGCAATGCGGCGGATGGCGAGGGCAATGCGTAG
- the lspA gene encoding signal peptidase II, giving the protein MTLWGRHSGAVALIALVGLILDQASKLWFLYGFDLGANGPVTVAPFLDFVLVWNRGISYGLFQQHSEIGRWLLAGFTVVAAVFIWVWAAGTTRKITLLALSLLLAGAIGNGIDRLVFGAVVDFVHFHVGSFSWYVFNLADVWIVAGAVGLLYDWLTDRGPNAAK; this is encoded by the coding sequence ATGACCCTTTGGGGCCGGCATAGCGGCGCGGTCGCGCTGATCGCGCTTGTCGGCCTCATTCTCGATCAGGCCAGCAAGCTCTGGTTTCTGTACGGATTCGACCTGGGCGCGAACGGTCCAGTGACCGTTGCGCCCTTTCTCGATTTCGTGCTGGTTTGGAACCGTGGCATTTCCTATGGCCTGTTCCAGCAGCACAGCGAGATCGGGCGCTGGCTTCTGGCGGGTTTCACGGTGGTGGCGGCCGTATTCATCTGGGTATGGGCAGCTGGAACCACGCGCAAGATAACGCTTCTCGCGTTGTCGCTGCTGCTTGCCGGGGCCATCGGCAACGGCATCGACCGGCTGGTCTTCGGCGCTGTCGTCGATTTCGTCCATTTTCACGTCGGGTCGTTTTCATGGTACGTCTTCAATCTTGCAGACGTATGGATCGTTGCAGGCGCTGTCGGCCTTCTGTATGACTGGCTGACCGATCGCGGCCCGAACGCCGCAAAATAG